ATCGCCATCGCAATCATTACGCTCTTTGTCATACCGGCCTTCGAGAAGCTGTTTAAAAGTCAGGGAGCCCAATTGCCCCTGCCGACCCGTATCATTCTCGGCATATCCAATTTCGCCGTGTCCTGGTGGTGGGCCATCCTTATCGCCCTGGTGGCGGGATTTTTCGCCTGGCGCGCCTGGATCCGTACCGAGCAGGGCGCACTGATCTGGGATCGCTTCAAATTGCGCCTGCCGGTGGTCGGCAGCATCATTCACCGCGCGATTCTGGTGCGTTTCGCTCGCGGTTTCTCCATGGGGTACGGCGCCGGCGTTCCGCTGATCCAGTCCCTGGCCCTGACCTCCCAGGCGGTGGGTAACAGCTATGTGCAGCAGCGCCTCGGTGAGCTGCGGCGCGGCGTCGAGCACGGCGATACCCTGACGCGCAGCGCTGCCGCCAGTGAAATGTTCACCCCCCTGGTGTTGCAGATGCTGGCCGTCGGTGAGGAGACCGGTGCGGTCGATACCATGCTGCTGGAGGTTGGTGATTTTTACGAACGGGAGATCGAATACGACATCAGCCGATTGTCCAGCGCCATCGAACCGATCCTCATCGTTGTCATCGGCGCCATGGTGCTGGTTCTGGCTCTGGGCGTGTTCCTGCCCATGTGGAATATGGCCAGCGTCATGCGCGGGGGCTGAGGGGGATGCATAAACCTAAGGCCCCGTTGTACCACAAACGCTGGACTTTAAGGCTGTTCGAGTGGGGCGTGCTGACCTGCGTGATCCTGGTTCTTATGGGGGCGTTTCTGCGGAAGGTTCGCTACCTTCAGGCCGAGGCCGAGCGTCTAACCGTGCAGGGGAGTATCGATAATATGCGAGCTGCCGTACTGCTGGCGTCGGTGTTGCATGCGGACAGCGAAAATATTCGCAGTGAAGCCCGGCCCGGCGGTAATCCTGTCAGGCTGCTGCAGGCCGAGACGGGATTGGAACTGGATGGGTATCTTGGTGAACTCGATAGTGCCGATTCCGCAGAAGTTGCCGCCGGTAAATGGTATTTCGACAGGAAACAGGCGGTACTGGTTTATCGATTGCGCAGTGTCGAAGGCTTTGAGAGCCCGCTATCCGGTCCAGCGCGCATCCGTTTATGTCTTAATAATGCAGGGGCCAACGGAACAATGGGTACTTCCTTGATACTTGAGCCTTGCGAGGCATTTACATGGGGGCCTTTGAATTAGAAGGTAATTGATTGCGATTGTATTTCCTGGAAAAATGACATATTTTTATCATTTTTCATCAAAGTTGTTGTGGTAAGACAAAACAAGGTGTGTCAATTGTGTGGCCTGGGAGTAGGCAGGCAAGTTGGAAGGTTGGAGCCATTCCATGTTTAAAAGGAGGAAACAACCTTCGTATTGTTAACTTTTTTGTAGAGATCAAAGGAGAGAGAGAATGAGAAGTCAAAGTGGTTTTACCTTGATTGAGTTGGTGGTGGTGATTGTGATTTTGGGGATTCTGGCAGCCGTTGCTGTGCCGAAGTACGTCGATATGAAAACGGAAGCGGAGGTGGCTGCAGCTGATGGCGTTTATGGTGCGGCGCAGTCTGCTGCGGCTCTCGCCTTTGCAGAGCAACTGGTTAAAGAGTCCCCTGAGTTATCGTTGATTACGACCGGTCAAACCCTTTTGGACGCTATGGAAGAAACTCCGGAAGGGTGGCAGGCGGATAATACCGGCGCGGTCGGTACTGACGTCGTCGGTATTTGCTATGAACCGGCCACTGATAACGATTGCGATGGCGAGACCTATTACATCAATATTGAAGAGGTAGGGACGGCTTCTAAAAAAGCTGTTTTGTCGAAGAGCTGGTAATAGCGGGGCTGTCTGATCAACACGCGATTTGTTTTAGCAGTATGTTTTTTTGTAGGGTTTTAATAGTTGTTTGCCCCGCTTCTTTTCATGGAGCGGGGCTTTTATATCTATTGTGAAACCTTGAGAGTTTGCGCCTATCTTTTCTGCTATTGACCTCGAGATATCAATATGCTGCCACAAAAAGGCTTTACCCTGATCGAATTGGTCGTTACCGTGGTGCTGATCGGCATCCTGGCAGCTGTGGCTTTGCCGCGTTTTTTTGACGTGACGGCTATCACAAGTCGTGGTTTTTATGATGAAATGGTGCAAGCGGCGCGGTACGGCCAGAAGCTGGCGGTCGCCAGTGGCTGTGATGTGGAGTTCAGCATTTCCGGCGGCAGTTTCGCTCTGCATCAGAGGGCGATAAGCTGTATCAGCGGGGCCTTTACCCGGGACGTTCCTCGTCCGGCCGGAAGTGGTTCCTTTTCCTCCTCCGCACCATCGGGTGTGTCTCTATCAGCATCTTCTTCGTCGGTTGTTTTCGATTCCCTCGGGCGGGCCACCCCCGGTGGAGTCACGGTATCTGTGGATGGGCGGAGTTTTACCATCATCGGCGAGAGCGGTTATGTGGATGGGTTATGAGTATGACCGGCTCCGGTAAACATAGCGGGGGATTTACCCTCATCGAATTGGTGGTCTCCATGGTGGTGGTTTCCATCGCCCTGGGCGGGGTGCTGATGGTGATGAACTACACTGTTCAGCACAGCGCCGATCCCATGTTGCAGCACCAGGCGGTGGCTATCGCCGAATCCTATCTTGAAGAGGTCCTGTTGCGGTCATATGCGGACCCGGATGGGAGCGATGGTGAAACGGTGCGTAGTCTGCTGGATGACGTGGACGATTACGACGGCTGGGCGGATACCGGGGCCTGTGATCAGGAAGGAACCGCCATTACCGGGCTGGAATCTTATACGGTGTCGGTGGCTGTTGATGATGCGGTGTTGAATACGGTGGCCTGCAAGAAAGTGACGGTGACGGTGAGTCATCCGACCGGTATCAACCTGAAATTGAGCGGTTATCGCACGAATTATTGATATTTTCGTTCAAAGGCGGTTTAACCGCGGAGTACGCGGAGAACGCAGAGAAAGGTCTTTGGTTTTCTCTATGGGTTTACTCTGTCGTTTTTAGCATTGTGTACTAACGTAAAGTTTTTTGCTTCATAGGATTAAAGCCAAAGATTTTTTCTTACGATTTTATCTAAGGTTCTCTTTGTTTGTAGTTATTGAGGTGTTAGGATTTTCTCAGCGTCCTCTGCGATCTCTGCGGTAAAATAATCAACAGTTAATTCGAGGTCCCGATGCAGCAGCTTACTGCCCGTCATGATGCCCAACATGGCTTCACCTTGATCGAAATGATTGTGGTGATCGTGATTATCGGTATCCTCGCGGCTTTGGGCGGCATCTTTATCACGCGTCCTATCGAGGGTTTTCTCGATCTGTCGCGGCGCGCAACTCTGGTCGATGCCGCGGAAAGTGCCCTGCGTCGCATGCAGCGCGATGTGCGCCAGGCTCTGCCCAACAGCGTTCGTATCGGGTGCGGCGGCCAGTGTCTTGAACTGCTGCATACGGTGGACGGTGGTCGTTATCGGGCCGGCGGTCCGGGCAATGTGCTTGATTTTATCCAGCCGGACGCTGACGGTTTCGATGTGCTGGGGACCTTGACCGCAGCGCCGGATACCGGAGATGCTCTGGTGATTTACAATCTGACAGCCACGGGTACCACCGCCAATGCCTATTCCGGCGATAACCGGCGAACCGTGGCTGCGGGCAGCAGTGCATCATCCATCGTGCTCGCTAGCCCGCTACCTTTTCCGTTTTCTTCTCCCTATCAGCGCTTTTTCCTGGTCGACGAACCGGTCAGCTACGTGTGCGACACGGCGGCCGGCACCCTGACGCGATACGCCGGGTATGCCATCGCCAGTTCCCAATCGGCCAGCCCCGGTGGCACTTCCGCCCTCATGACCCGGCATCTGGCCGCATGTTCCTTCGACTATTACTCCGGCACTCCGGAACGGGGAGGGCTGGTATCCTTGCGCCTGCAACTGGCCGAAGAGGGGGAAACCATTACCCTGCTGCATCAAATCCATGTGGAGAACGCGCCATGATGTCTGAAGGCTTGCTCGGTTCGCAGAAGGGCTTTTCCATCGTCACGGCCCTGTTTATCCTGCTGGTGCTGGCGGTGCTGGGCGGCTTCATGGTCACCATGAGCGGCGTGCAGAGCCGTACCTCTGTGTGGGCGCTGCAGGGTGCGCGCGCTTACCATGCCGCCCGTAGCGGCTTGGAGTGGGGAGGGTATGGTGCCCTGACCAGCGGCGCCTGCGTGTCGGACAGCTTCCCTGTCGAGGGCTTTACCGTAACCGTGTTCTGCGGCGAGGAGTCCTATGTCGAGGGGGGCCAGAATTACAAGGTTTACAGTCTGACCTCCCTTGCAGAAATGGGAAGTTACGGCAGTGCTGAATACATCTCGAGGCAGTTACGGGCCAGGATTACGGGGGCGACGCCATGATATGCCGGACAGGTGCATTCGGAAACAGGTTACCGGGTTTCCCAGCGGCGTTTCTGGTGCTGCTGCTTATGGTTGTCGGGATGGCATGGCCCCGCTATGCCTACGCCGATTGTTCCCCTTACGTGGGGGCCATGGTCATCAACGAAGTCTACGAACTCGGCGGGGAAGCCTGGGTGGAGGTGCGTTTGCTGGATGACTCGGTACCGGCGAGCGAGTACCAGCAGTGGTCCATCCAGGTATGCGCCAAGGGCGGTGGCGGCGGACACTGCGGAACCTATGATATTGCCGATGGCGAAGTGCTTTATCCGGACACTTACCCCTACTGGATCCGGTTGAATGTCAGTGATAAGGACGTCAATCTGCAGCGCAACGGCGGTATGGATGTGGTGCTGGAGGACGAAAACGGCAAAGCCATCGATTACCTGTCCGTCAACAATTACGACGACCACGCACCTTACGATCACTGGCCATATTGCAATAGTTTTCTTTACCCTACCACCACCGGGGCCCTGGATTCCGATCTCAAGGGTGTTTATCGCGATCCCGACGGCACCGGTCCCTGGCTGCAGTTGGGGGAGTCCGGCGCCAATGGCGAACCTTCCGAGGGGTATGACAACAACACCATGGAGGGCCTGGTGGCCCATTATGCCCTTGAGGAAAACGCGAACGACAGCAGTATCAATGGCCATGACGGCAGCAGTCAGGGGACGGTAAGCTACGAGCGCGCCGTGATCTGCGATGGCGTTGTGCTGGATGGCAGCGGTTATCTGATGGTGCCCGACAACGATGCCTTCGATTTGCGCAAGTCGCTGACCGTCTCGGCCTGGATTCGGGCCGACAGCCTCAGTGTCAGCGGCCATGACAACCTGTATACCATTCTTTCCAAGGACACCAATTACGAATTCCATGTTCGTGGGGACGGTTCTTTGTACTGGTGGTGGAGCGGGGGCAGTTTCGCCACCGGGGCCGGTCTTGTCGAGCCGGGCGAGTGGTATCATTTCGCTGCCGTTTATTCCTGGTCCGACAAGATCATGTACATCTACTTGAACGGCCAGCAGGTGGCCAGTTATGTTTACTCGTCCCAGTTTACGGCAAACACCGATCCGCTCTATATCGGTACCGACAAGGGCAACAGTACCGGGGATTGGCCTGAGCGCCGCTTTTACGGCGCTATCGACGAAGTGCATATCTATAACAACGCCCTGAGTCAGGCGAGCATTGCCGAGTTGATGAACCAAACGAACCCCTGCGGCTTGCCGGTTCCGCTGGCGGAGTGGCGGTTCGACGAATGCTCCTATGACGGTTCCGCTGCGCTGGCCGAGGATGCTCAGGGCAGCTATGACGCCACCGTACAGGGCACGGTAACCAGCGAGGCGGAGGCTGTGGTGGGCCGTTCCGCAACGCTGGATGAATACACCGATGCCTTTACCCTCAACACCGATGTGCCCATGCCCGATGACTGGACGGTCAGTGTCTGGTTCAAAATGCCGTTCGTCAACGATAACGGAGCGCAGTATCATGTGTTGGGTGCCATGGCCGGCGGCGGTAACGATCTCCTCTGGGTGGATGATACAAGCAATTATCGATGGGGTTGCTGGGCCGGTTACGATTATGATTACGGGTTGTTTTCTTTTGCCTCCCTGGCGGACGGCTGGCACCATCTGGTGGCGGTCGGCAGTTACGGCAAGACCCGGTTGTATATCGACGGCAGCTACCGCGACACCATTGCCCTGCAGGGCAACGGTAATCTGCATTATCTGGGCACCTCTTACGAAAAGGTCAATGGGCGGGAAGAAGGGTTTCGCGCGCCGCTGGATGAATTTCTGGTGTTCGACGGGGTGCTTACCCTCCCCCAGATCCAGACCCTCTACCAGTTGCAGGCCGAAGGCCGCAATCTGGACGGCACCCTGCGGTCCGATATCATATGCGGGCCGGCCATCGATCATTTCGAGATCGTTCATGACGGCTCGGCTTTGACCTGCGCGCCGGAAACGGTGACGGTGCGGGCCTGTGCCGACGACGCCGATCCCTGTACCCCGTATACCGATGATGTGGAGATCACGCTTTCGCCTTCCGGCTGGATCGATGGAGACACCCAGACCCTCTCGGCTGGAAGCGGCACTTTCCGGCTGCGGCATACCACCGCGGAGACCGTGACCCTCTCCGTTACCGGCAATCCGGCCGCGGATCAGTCTGTGCAGTGTGTCGATGCCGGCGGCGGGGATTCATGCAGCATGGTGTTTCACGAATCCGGCTTTCTGTTCGATGTGTCCGATATGCAGGCCTGTACCGATGAGGAGGGAATCACCTTTTCCGCCGTTCGCGCCGATGCCACGGCCGAACACTGCATCGGTGATGACAGCTTCGCGGGCACGACCCGCGATGTGGCTTTCTGGTCCACTTACCAGGAGCCGGGAACGGGTACCCTGGCTTTGGTGGTAAACGATACGACGGTCGCCGGAGCCGATCCGGGCACAGGGGTGTCTTTGACCTTCGATTCGGAAGCCAACAGTACTCTCAAGGTGCGATACTCCGATGCCGGTCGGTTACTGTTGTCCGCCCGTTTTACCGGCAGCGGCGAGGAGTCCGGCCTGGTGATGGAGGGCAGCGACAGTTTTGTCGTGACGCCGGATCATCTGCGGGTGCGGGCCAGCACCGACGGGACAACCTTGCTGGACAATACCACGTCCACAGGTGATCCGCTTTGGCCGGCGGGAGAGGATTTTGAGGTCGAAGTCGCCGGGGTATGCGCCGATGGCACGGTGACGCCCAACTTTGCCGCCGCGACCACTCTTGCCGCTACGGCAGGCAATCCCGCCGCCGGGACTTTTACCGGCGGTCCGTTTGCGGCAGTCGATTACATCGATGGGGTCGTCAGTGACAGCGCCAGCTACAGCGAGGTCGGTACCGTTACCCTGCAGGCGCAAGCGGCCAACTATCTCGGCAGCGGCATCGCCGTGACCGGCAGTGCGACCATCGGTCGTTTTACGCCGCATCACTTTACCGCCTCCGTTAACAGCCCCTCGTTTGCTACAGGGTGCAGCAGCGGTGGGTTTACCTATGTCGGGCAGGCTTTCGCTTATGCCGATGCCCCGGTGATTACGGTTACCGCCAAAAACAAGCAGGGAGACACGACAGCCAACTATACCGGCGAATGGTGGAAGATTGCCGGCACTACCCTTTCCGGGAAAACCTACAGCGCCGCCGACGGTTCCCTCGATGTTTCCGGGATCCCGGCCGCGGATCCGGTGGTCTCCGATATCGGCGGCGGTATGGGCTTGCTGAGTTTCGATGCCGGCAGCGGCCTGAGCTTTGTGCGCAGTGATCCGGTGGCGCCTTTCGATGCGGATATCAGCCTGGCCATCAATGTTTTCGATGCCGATGGCATCGCTGCCGATGCCAATCCGGTGTCCTTCGGCGAGGCCACCGCCGGCAACGGCATCGCCTTCGATGCCGGCAAGGATATGCGCTGGGGGCGTCTTGCTATGAAAAATGCCTACGGTTCGGAATTGGTGGCTCTTTCCATGCCCATGCGCAGCGAATATTTTACCGGGGATGCCTTTGTGCAGAATCTCGAGGACGGCTGTACCGCCCTGGCTCTTTCCCAGTTGACGCTGAATAACGGCACAACCAGCGTCAGTGGCGACCAAGCCATCGCCGTTGGCAGCGGCAGCAGTAGCGCAGCGCTGCTCAGCCCGTTGCTGGCCGGCGATGCCGGTCTGACATTCAGTGCTCCGGGCTCACCCGGCTATATCGATGTGAAGGCAGATCTGTCCCTGTTGCCCTGGTTGCGTTATGACTGGGACGGTGATGGCAGCCACGATGACGATCCCACCGCTCGGGCAAGTTTCGGGATTTACCGGGGGCGTCCGGGGATGATCTATATCCGCGAGAGTTTTCGCCAGGCGGGGCCTTGACCATCGGTCCCGGTTCGTATTTACTTGTTAG
This DNA window, taken from Syntrophotalea carbinolica DSM 2380, encodes the following:
- a CDS encoding pilus assembly FimT family protein, whose product is MLPQKGFTLIELVVTVVLIGILAAVALPRFFDVTAITSRGFYDEMVQAARYGQKLAVASGCDVEFSISGGSFALHQRAISCISGAFTRDVPRPAGSGSFSSSAPSGVSLSASSSSVVFDSLGRATPGGVTVSVDGRSFTIIGESGYVDGL
- a CDS encoding PulJ/GspJ family protein codes for the protein MQQLTARHDAQHGFTLIEMIVVIVIIGILAALGGIFITRPIEGFLDLSRRATLVDAAESALRRMQRDVRQALPNSVRIGCGGQCLELLHTVDGGRYRAGGPGNVLDFIQPDADGFDVLGTLTAAPDTGDALVIYNLTATGTTANAYSGDNRRTVAAGSSASSIVLASPLPFPFSSPYQRFFLVDEPVSYVCDTAAGTLTRYAGYAIASSQSASPGGTSALMTRHLAACSFDYYSGTPERGGLVSLRLQLAEEGETITLLHQIHVENAP
- a CDS encoding type IV pilus minor pilin MshP, yielding MMSEGLLGSQKGFSIVTALFILLVLAVLGGFMVTMSGVQSRTSVWALQGARAYHAARSGLEWGGYGALTSGACVSDSFPVEGFTVTVFCGEESYVEGGQNYKVYSLTSLAEMGSYGSAEYISRQLRARITGATP
- a CDS encoding type II secretion system F family protein, with product MPQFRYQARNAAGALLEGTMEAASAAMVADQLLGSGSAPVRIDEEAGKSAGKVSLNWQFGGRRIEPEDLILFCRQMYSLTKAGVPLLRALRGMTESACKPIMAETLLAVLDDLESGHDLSSALRRHSKVFPPLLVNMIQVGESSGRLDDSFNEVATYLIREKQTADQIKAALRYPSFVLVAISIAIAIITLFVIPAFEKLFKSQGAQLPLPTRIILGISNFAVSWWWAILIALVAGFFAWRAWIRTEQGALIWDRFKLRLPVVGSIIHRAILVRFARGFSMGYGAGVPLIQSLALTSQAVGNSYVQQRLGELRRGVEHGDTLTRSAAASEMFTPLVLQMLAVGEETGAVDTMLLEVGDFYEREIEYDISRLSSAIEPILIVVIGAMVLVLALGVFLPMWNMASVMRGG
- a CDS encoding LamG domain-containing protein: MICRTGAFGNRLPGFPAAFLVLLLMVVGMAWPRYAYADCSPYVGAMVINEVYELGGEAWVEVRLLDDSVPASEYQQWSIQVCAKGGGGGHCGTYDIADGEVLYPDTYPYWIRLNVSDKDVNLQRNGGMDVVLEDENGKAIDYLSVNNYDDHAPYDHWPYCNSFLYPTTTGALDSDLKGVYRDPDGTGPWLQLGESGANGEPSEGYDNNTMEGLVAHYALEENANDSSINGHDGSSQGTVSYERAVICDGVVLDGSGYLMVPDNDAFDLRKSLTVSAWIRADSLSVSGHDNLYTILSKDTNYEFHVRGDGSLYWWWSGGSFATGAGLVEPGEWYHFAAVYSWSDKIMYIYLNGQQVASYVYSSQFTANTDPLYIGTDKGNSTGDWPERRFYGAIDEVHIYNNALSQASIAELMNQTNPCGLPVPLAEWRFDECSYDGSAALAEDAQGSYDATVQGTVTSEAEAVVGRSATLDEYTDAFTLNTDVPMPDDWTVSVWFKMPFVNDNGAQYHVLGAMAGGGNDLLWVDDTSNYRWGCWAGYDYDYGLFSFASLADGWHHLVAVGSYGKTRLYIDGSYRDTIALQGNGNLHYLGTSYEKVNGREEGFRAPLDEFLVFDGVLTLPQIQTLYQLQAEGRNLDGTLRSDIICGPAIDHFEIVHDGSALTCAPETVTVRACADDADPCTPYTDDVEITLSPSGWIDGDTQTLSAGSGTFRLRHTTAETVTLSVTGNPAADQSVQCVDAGGGDSCSMVFHESGFLFDVSDMQACTDEEGITFSAVRADATAEHCIGDDSFAGTTRDVAFWSTYQEPGTGTLALVVNDTTVAGADPGTGVSLTFDSEANSTLKVRYSDAGRLLLSARFTGSGEESGLVMEGSDSFVVTPDHLRVRASTDGTTLLDNTTSTGDPLWPAGEDFEVEVAGVCADGTVTPNFAAATTLAATAGNPAAGTFTGGPFAAVDYIDGVVSDSASYSEVGTVTLQAQAANYLGSGIAVTGSATIGRFTPHHFTASVNSPSFATGCSSGGFTYVGQAFAYADAPVITVTAKNKQGDTTANYTGEWWKIAGTTLSGKTYSAADGSLDVSGIPAADPVVSDIGGGMGLLSFDAGSGLSFVRSDPVAPFDADISLAINVFDADGIAADANPVSFGEATAGNGIAFDAGKDMRWGRLAMKNAYGSELVALSMPMRSEYFTGDAFVQNLEDGCTALALSQLTLNNGTTSVSGDQAIAVGSGSSSAALLSPLLAGDAGLTFSAPGSPGYIDVKADLSLLPWLRYDWDGDGSHDDDPTARASFGIYRGRPGMIYIRESFRQAGP
- a CDS encoding prepilin-type N-terminal cleavage/methylation domain-containing protein → MSMTGSGKHSGGFTLIELVVSMVVVSIALGGVLMVMNYTVQHSADPMLQHQAVAIAESYLEEVLLRSYADPDGSDGETVRSLLDDVDDYDGWADTGACDQEGTAITGLESYTVSVAVDDAVLNTVACKKVTVTVSHPTGINLKLSGYRTNY
- a CDS encoding type II secretion system protein encodes the protein MRSQSGFTLIELVVVIVILGILAAVAVPKYVDMKTEAEVAAADGVYGAAQSAAALAFAEQLVKESPELSLITTGQTLLDAMEETPEGWQADNTGAVGTDVVGICYEPATDNDCDGETYYINIEEVGTASKKAVLSKSW